A single genomic interval of Halorubrum aethiopicum harbors:
- a CDS encoding QcrA and Rieske domain-containing protein, whose translation MSGDAPAPDADGGDAGSRDRCDACPDGDGPTVDASIYGAFWRNARAELERRDYAKVLATVGGLTAVGSLAAPVAGLTRVFDRKYEGPVYTDGVPLVDGAGERIAEDRLAPGEQLTVFPEPRPGIEDAPTLLVRFEESAYASEVRDEYVVGGYAAFSKVCTHAGCMVADRDGDVLVCPCHSGRFDPTSGARVVGGPPPRSLPQLPITVSSEGYLVATGDFQGPVGAGGE comes from the coding sequence ATGAGCGGGGACGCGCCCGCGCCCGACGCCGACGGCGGGGACGCCGGGAGCCGGGACCGGTGTGACGCCTGTCCCGACGGCGACGGCCCGACCGTCGACGCGAGCATCTACGGGGCGTTTTGGCGGAACGCGCGCGCCGAACTGGAGCGGCGCGACTACGCGAAGGTGCTCGCCACGGTCGGCGGGCTCACCGCGGTCGGCAGCCTCGCGGCACCCGTCGCGGGACTGACGCGCGTCTTCGACCGCAAGTACGAGGGGCCGGTGTACACCGACGGGGTGCCGCTCGTCGACGGGGCGGGAGAGCGGATCGCCGAGGACCGGCTCGCCCCGGGCGAACAGCTCACCGTCTTCCCGGAGCCGCGCCCGGGGATCGAGGACGCGCCGACGCTCCTGGTCCGGTTCGAGGAGTCGGCGTACGCGAGCGAGGTGCGCGACGAGTACGTCGTCGGCGGCTACGCCGCCTTCTCGAAGGTGTGTACCCACGCCGGCTGTATGGTCGCCGACCGCGACGGCGACGTGTTGGTCTGCCCGTGTCACTCCGGCCGTTTCGACCCGACGAGCGGGGCGCGAGTCGTCGGCGGGCCGCCGCCGCGGTCGCTCCCGCAGCTCCCGATCACGGTGTCGAGCGAGGGGTATCTCGTCGCGACCGGCGACTTCCAGGGACCGGTCGGCGCGGGGGGCGAGTGA
- a CDS encoding helix-turn-helix domain-containing protein, with product MTATIQVCVAVPTCARCPVGSLSERTPVREVRVDRARDRIDFVAEETPADPPSELEFVEFADRAHGRYDLDDGTADCSPETADPPREASGSDAADGSPDRSGCGCDGFPPAFTELPVSPRETRVEDGELVASFVLAGYAELRTVLDAFGGADVRHVLVDGDRIDGGPDVVPVDLGEVTERQASVAAVAVSRGYFDPDGASTEEIAEELGLAKSTVSEHLRLVTATVLSQIFDDRT from the coding sequence GTGACCGCCACGATCCAGGTGTGCGTCGCCGTTCCGACGTGTGCGCGCTGTCCGGTGGGGTCGCTCTCGGAGCGGACGCCGGTGCGTGAGGTCCGCGTCGACCGCGCCCGCGACCGGATCGACTTCGTCGCGGAGGAGACGCCCGCGGACCCGCCCTCGGAGCTGGAGTTCGTGGAGTTCGCAGATCGGGCGCACGGCCGATACGACCTCGACGACGGGACGGCCGACTGCTCGCCGGAGACCGCCGACCCTCCCCGAGAGGCGTCCGGGAGCGACGCGGCGGACGGGTCGCCGGACCGATCCGGATGCGGGTGCGACGGGTTCCCGCCGGCGTTCACGGAGCTGCCGGTGTCCCCCCGCGAAACCCGGGTCGAGGACGGCGAGCTGGTGGCCTCGTTCGTGCTGGCCGGCTACGCCGAGCTGCGGACGGTCCTCGATGCGTTCGGCGGTGCCGACGTCAGACACGTCCTCGTCGACGGCGACCGGATCGACGGGGGACCGGACGTGGTTCCGGTCGACCTCGGCGAGGTGACGGAGCGACAGGCGTCGGTGGCCGCCGTCGCGGTGAGCCGAGGGTACTTCGACCCCGACGGTGCCTCCACCGAGGAGATCGCGGAGGAGCTCGGACTGGCGAAATCGACCGTCTCCGAGCACCTACGGCTGGTGACCGCGACCGTTCTCTCGCAGATCTTCGACGACCGCACTTAA